In Cryptomeria japonica chromosome 10, Sugi_1.0, whole genome shotgun sequence, a genomic segment contains:
- the LOC131858947 gene encoding uncharacterized protein LOC131858947 encodes MYCLVSKLKEIKHKLLDWNKKKFKNIFEEKSRIEKGLETINTDVMQNRMTSETYEAEKMLLFEYEGIMAREEIYWKHKSLETWLEDGDRNTNFFHNSVEMKRVANKITQITNDSDQIITDQDLIAKDAIKYFENILNNWEHSDLPNNRILLNNMPKLITEGDNKMLNSKITHEEVKTALAQFQGDKALGPNGFPARFFQKYWHILGDEVTNALESVTM; translated from the coding sequence ATGTATTGTCTGGTCTCTAAACTGAAAGAGATTAAGCACAAATTATTAGATTGgaacaaaaagaaatttaaaaacatcTTTGAGGAAAAGTCAAGAATTGAGAAAGGGCTGGAGACAATAAACACTGATGTGATGCAAAACAGGATGACCTCTGAAACATACGAGGCTGAGAAAATGCTTTTATTTGAATATGAAGGCATTATGGCCAGAGAAGAGATATACTGGAAACATAAATCTCTAGAGACATGGTTAGAAGATGGTGATAGAAACACCAATTTTTTTCACAACAGTGTCGAAATGAAAAGGGTAGCAAATAAGATTACTCAAATCACCAATGACAGTGATCAGATCATAACGGATCAAGATCTGATAGCAAAAGATGCAATCAAGTATTTTGAAAATATCCTCAACAATTGGGAACACTCAGACCTCCCTAACAATAGAATCTTATTAAATAACATGCCCAAACTGATAACAGAGGGTGATAATAAAATGTTAAACTCTAAAATCACCCATGAAGAAGTTAAAACGGCTTTGGCACAATTTCAGGGAGATAAAGCCCTTGGACCGAATGGCTTCCCTGCTAGGTTTTTTCAGAAATACTGGCACATCTTAGGGGACGAGGTTACTAATGCCTTGGAATCCGTCACAATGTAG